One region of Acropora muricata isolate sample 2 chromosome 13, ASM3666990v1, whole genome shotgun sequence genomic DNA includes:
- the LOC136896877 gene encoding ETS-related transcription factor Elf-4-like has protein sequence MVVSAIAHQRDIVRLVKLDENKDVVSFPEEPKPSTESCVREPRYKNIVHLWEFLLELLAEESCRSLIVWVRKERGEFKLKNPEEVAKRWGMLKRKKGMNYEKLGRALRYYYQQGIIKKVPGQRLVYKFNKLPYDYQPGVTRSKYHASMLSASIHKEKEKSDEPVALATPATPVAVTKPPPRPLTADTTPPDANLIPTHSTMERSWSWPLIPIPRCPVCLCQAFTPMISTLGNERSRSRIMYPIVDPFSPQLTSCSSLRL, from the exons ATGGTTGTTTCAGCGATTGCACATCAGAGAG ATATTGTGAGGTTGGTCAAACTTGATGAAAACAAAGATGTAGTCAGCTTCCCTGAAGAGCCAAAGCCCTCCACTGAATCGTGCGTTAGGGAGCCTCGATACAAGAACATAGTTCACCTTTGGGAATTTCTTTTGGAGCTTTTAGCTGAAGAAAGCTGCCGTTCTCTAATCGTCTGGGTTAGAAAAGAACGTGGAGAGTTCAAGTTGAAAAACCCCGAGGAAGTAGCCAAGAGATGGGGAAtgttgaagagaaaaaaaggaatgaacTACGAGAAATTAGGACGAGCCTTGAGATATTACTATCAGCAAGGAATCATCAAAAAG GTCCCAGGACAAAGGTTGGTTTACAAGTTCAACAAACTTCCATATGACTACCAGCCTGGCGTGACAAGATCTAAGTATCATGCAAGTATGTTGAGTGCTAGTatccacaaagaaaaagaaaaatcagaCGAGCCCGTCGCATTAGCAACGCCGGCGACACCCGTTGCGGTTACCAAGCCGCCACCTCGTCCCCTAACTGCTGATACCACACCGCCAGATGCTAACCTAATCCCTACCCATAGCACCATGGAAAGAAGTTGGTCCTGGCCTCTCATACCTATCCCAAGATGTCCAGTTTGTTTGTGCCAAGCTTTCACTCCTATGATAAGCACTCTCGGAAACGAGAGGAGCCGAAGTAGAATAATGTATCCAATTGTCGATCCATTTTCACCACAGTTGACATCTTGTTCAAGTTTACGCCTGTGA